The Fusarium falciforme chromosome 7, complete sequence genome window below encodes:
- a CDS encoding DUF3533 domain-containing protein — MPLIKSLYPRAWDNRPPKSSPVLKKSRKHFFRAVGTNFLYLQFLFLGLFCYVFASLFRQTSHIHDLHVVFVDYDRGAIGRAVRGAHASLQGQSFPSLIERSPSDFPTTTDLLEAVCKTRYWGALYVTQGASSRLQEALTGSTAASAYNNTDVMAYIWNEAMYAPTIDSAISASLQRLSGAARVAYSTGKGTGNITSVSGPAALSVFADPWELQSINIQPTTQGSRAIYNTVVIILILIQEFFYLGTINGLYAQFKLYARIDPYRIIVVRNVISLSYTLIGSLCVISTIWAFKSDWHINGNQFVLSWVALWLFAHINFLTLDVFTIWLPPPFVPMALVSWIIFNVTSILLPFDLSPAFYRIGYMFPAHELYQVLIDIWSHGCNPQLHYALPILFTWELVTLILSALGVFRRCHFTMLGEELQENEFKERLDAAVAFEMVRMNEMKQKHPEPAKPESEGEPKETISKKAISEGGDEEEIVREELALVLEQVNTRQRREQEKASATCNFGPAFNLPFNHESGDDA, encoded by the coding sequence ATGCCGTTAATCAAGTCTCTGTATCCCAGGGCCTGGGACAACCGCCCGCCAAAGAGTAGCCCGGTGCTGAAGAAGTCCCGCAAACACTTTTTCAGGGCGGTCGGCACCAACTTCCTCTACCTGCAgtttcttttccttggccTCTTCTGCTATGTCTTTGCCTCCCTATTCCGGCAGACGAGCCATATTCATGATCTTCACGTCGTCTTTGTTGACTACGATAGAGGCGCCATCGGTCGCGCTGTGCGGGGTGCACATGCCTCTCTCCAAGGGCAGAGTTTCCCTTCTTTAATCGAACGGTCACCCTCGGACTTTCCAACCACGACCGATCTGCTGGAAGCGGTCTGCAAGACGAGATACTGGGGAGCTCTCTATGTGACACAAGGCGCATCGAGCCGGCTGCAGGAGGCTTTGACGGGAAGCACAGCAGCGTCGGCATATAACAACACGGACGTGATGGCGTACATATGGAATGAGGCTATGTATGCACCCACCATCGACTCCGCCATATCAGCCAGCCTTCAGCGTCTATCTGGGGCTGCCAGGGTGGCATACAGTACTGGGAAAGGGACGGGCAATATCACATCTGTCTCCGGCCCCGCTGCGCTCTCGGTCTTCGCAGACCCGTGGGAGCTCCAATCCATCAACATCCAGCCAACGACGCAAGGATCGAGGGCAATCTATAACACGGTGGTCATCATCTTGATTCTGATCCAAGAGTTCTTCTACCTCGGTACCATCAACGGTCTCTACGCTCAGTTCAAACTATACGCCCGCATCGACCCTTACCGAATCATTGTCGTCCGCAATGTGATTTCCCTCTCTTACACGCTTATTGGGTCACTATGCGTTATCAGTACCATCTGGGCCTTTAAGTCAGACTGGCATATCAACGGAAATCAGTTCGTCTTGTCCTGGGTCGCGTTATGGCTCTTCGCGCACATCAACTTTCTCACTCTTGATGTCTTTACGATATGGCTGCCACCTCCGTTTGTCCCAATGGCCCTCGTATCATGGATCATCTTCAATGTCACCTCTATCCTGCTGCCGTTTGATCTAAGCCCGGCATTTTATCGCATCGGGTATATGTTCCCGGCTCACGAGCTCTATCAAGTACTGATAGATATTTGGTCTCACGGTTGCAATCCCCAATTGCACTATGCGCTACCGATCTTGTTTACCTGGGAGCTGGTGACCCTCATCTTAAGTGCTCTTGGGGTCTTTCGCAGATGTCACTTCACGATGCTTGGGGAAGAGCTGCAGGAAAATGAGTTCAAGGAGCGACTAGATGCCGCTGTGGCATTCGAGATGGTAAGGATGAATGagatgaagcagaagcaTCCCGAGCCTGCGAAGCCAGAGTCTGAAGGAGAGCCTAAAGAAACAATATCTAAGAAGGCCATCTCCGAAGGTGGAGACGAAGAGGAGATTGTGCGAGAAGAGCTGGCCCTTGTCCTCGAGCAGGTCAATACCAGACAACGACGGGAGCAGGAAAAGGCGAGCGCGACCTGCAACTTTGGGCCGGCATTCAATCTACCATTCAATCACGAGAGCGGTGATGACGCGTAG
- a CDS encoding Arginosuccinase, with amino-acid sequence MAVITNGGISEETSNGNGVRSLAEARLQTRASSLLITHINKVELDDELVSIDQYVLTDLAHAVMLTRTGIFDAKHGQSMVKALLDLRAGDTASILASKAEVGTLGLQIENYLERAVGPRGRDIQRARSRIDQKATNWRLINRASLTEVIQQLVALGSQLLATAERYAGALMPGYTHLQHSQPTTIDHYLNAHYWSVSRNLSRLLQAYDRLNLSPLGGAAYSGTSWPIDRDATANYLGFDRPVYNARDAGFASLDMGAEIASVLASTLSGISRLASDLNYWSSSEVGLVQIHASLCGTSSMMPQKRNPMVLERIRGLAGSAVGWSASQLGAMHTATSTDVDQSYIHNLLPGQCSETAGAIALLREVIATVEFDLAAMRKSSGQHWSTASAVADALVASHGLSFRHAHESVAQLVASHERAGVPSGDLRADLITDPALKEYSHSQIHNILDPKNFMASRISSGGTSVVARDHLAGIAKTNLLAIEGKLQYRIDHVAEGLEQLFQDARSIVEQSP; translated from the coding sequence ATGGCGGTAATAACTAATGGTGGCATCTCCGAAGAGACGAGCAATGGAAATGGTGTTCGATCGCTTGCCGAAGCTCGACTCCAGACTCGAGCGTCTTCACTCCTCATCACGCACATCAACAAGGTCGAGTTGGACGATGAGCTTGTCAGCATTGATCAGTATGTGCTGACTGACCTCGCACACGCCGTCATGCTTACCCGCACCGGCATCTTCGACGCAAAGCATGGCCAAAGCATGGTCAAGGCTCTTTTGGACCTTCGAGCTGGAGACACAGCTTCGATACTCGCCTCAAAGGCAGAAGTGGGCACTCTCGGCCTTCAAATCGAGAACTACCTTGAGCGTGCCGTGGGCCCACGCGGTCGCGATATCCAACGAGCCCGAAGTCGCATTGACCAAAAAGCCACAAACTGGCGCCTCATCAACCGTGCAAGCCTCACAGAGGTGATACAACAGCTCGTTGCCTTGGGTTCCCAGCTTCTAGCTACTGCGGAGCGTTACGCTGGTGCTCTGATGCCCGGATACACTCATTTGCAGCATTCTCAGCCTACCACCATTGACCATTACCTCAACGCTCATTATTGGTCCGTATCACGCAATCTGTCTCGACTTCTTCAAGCATACGACCGGCTCAACCTAAGCCCCCTTGGAGGTGCTGCTTACAGTGGCACCTCGTGGCCCATCGATCGCGATGCCACGGCCAATTACCTTGGCTTCGACCGACCCGTCTACAATGCCCGCGACGCCGGTTTCGCTTCGCTCGACATGGGCGCTGAGATTGCAAGCGTGCTTGCCTCGACGCTATCTGGCATCAGTCGTCTTGCCTCGGATCTCAACTACTGGTCTTCCAGTGAAGTTGGGCTGGTCCAAATACACGCCTCTTTGTGTGGCACATCGAGCATGATGCCCCAGAAGCGCAACCCCATGGTCCTCGAACGTATTCGGGGTCTTGCTGGCTCGGCTGTTGGCTGGTCTGCGAGCCAGCTTGGAGCCATGCACACGGCCACTTCGACTGACGTCGACCAGTCGTATATACACAACCTCTTACCGGGTCAATGTTCTGAGACAGCTGGGGCTATTGCTTTGTTGCGCGAGGTCATTGCCACCGTTGAGTTTGACTTGGCCGCTATGCGGAAGTCGTCAGGCCAGCATTGGTCTACTGCCAGCGCCGTGGCGGACGCTCTGGTTGCCTCCCATGGGCTGAGTTTCCGCCACGCTCATGAGAGCGTCGCGCAGCTTGTTGCTTCCCACGAGCGAGCCGGTGTTCCCTCCGGTGACCTGCGCGCTGATCTCATCACGGATCCCGCATTGAAGGAGTACTCACATTCCCAAATCCACAATATTCTCGATCCTAAGAACTTCATGGCATCTAGAATCAGTTCAGGCGGAACTTCTGTCGTTGCTCGAGATCACCTGGCAGGCATTGCCAAGACTAACCTGCTAGCCATAGAAGGGAAACTACAATATCGCATTGACCATGTTGCAGAGGGTCTTGAGCAGCTGTTTCAAGATGCACGCTCGATTGTTGAACAGTCACCATGA
- a CDS encoding MFS domain-containing protein, giving the protein MGWLRRTEKTPEQRLADNTVLVGAEIAAALPETDEPWWKQAHLLRLNALLGICCLSAATVGYDGAMMNALQINPNWKSYYNHPEKAMLGAINAMLPTGKIIGFLFVAPFSNRFGRKTALVLSFAITIIGAAIQAASNSLGVLIFSRFFLGFGCGVMSQPSPILLAEMAYPPHRGKLTALYHCFYFVGAIAAAWITFGTLRMTGDWSWRIPTLLQGAAPLFQLTFSYFLPESPRYLIAKGRDDEARAILTKHHAAGHENSTLVDLEVTQIRDAVRTATNTEKRPSLGKMLTSPANRRRLLISTLVAIAAQWSGNTVVSYYLVLVLNGIGVTNATHQSLINGGLQIFNLLATVGCGAMLVDVLGRRRLFQWSAIGMTLSYMIWTILNARFAATGSSSYGFAVIPMLFVFYFHYDIALKPLLYSYPTELFTYEWRSWGVAYTLIMTNLSQIIGQFCNPIAMAKIGWKYYIVFCVLDSLFIAQVWFLFPETKGKSLEELASLFEKLENVLAGDSEKFKVENEYIENSKALSE; this is encoded by the exons ATGGGTTGGCTTCGTCGTACCGAGAAGACGCCTGAGCAAAGGTTGGCAGACAACACTGTTCTCGTTGGTGCAGAAATCGCCGCG GCTCTCCCTGAAACCGATGAACCATGGTGGAAACAAGCACACCTACTCCGATTGAATGCCCTGCTCGGAATTTGTTGCTTGTCAGCTGCAACTGTTGGTTATGATG GTGCCATGATGAATGCCCTCCAGATCAACCCAAACTGGAAGTCATACTACAACCACCCCGAAAAGGCCATGTTGGGCGCCATCAATGCTATGCTCCCGACGGGTAAAATCATAGGCTTCCTCTTCGTCGCACCTTTCTCGAACCGATTCGGCCGCAAAACCGCACTTGTGCTCTCCTTCGCTATCACCATCATAGGTGCTGCTATCCAGGCAGCGTCGAATAGCCTGGgcgtcttgatcttctcgcgCTTCTTCCTGGGCTTTGGGTGCGGTGTCATGTCACAGCCAAGCCCAATCTTGCTTGCAGAGATGGCgtatcctcctcatcgtggAAAGCTGACGGCATTATACCATTGTTTCTAT TTTGTTGGGGCTATCGCCGCGGCTTGGATCACCTTCGGTACGCTCAGAATGACTGGGGATTGGAGCTGGAGAATCCCAACACTGCTCCAAGGAGCTGCTCCTTTGTTCCAGTTGACCTTTTCATACTTTTTACCCGAATCACCCAG ATACCTCATTGCAAAGGGCCGAGATGACGAAGCACGCGCGATCCTCACCAAGCATCATGCAGCAGGGCATGAAAACTCTACACTGGTCGACCTCGAGGTCACTCAGATCCGAGACGCCGTTCGAACCGCAACCAATACCGAGAAACGACCATCCTTGGGCAAAATGCTTACGAGCCCCGCAAACCGCCGCCGACTTCTCATCTCGACGCTGGTAGCTATTGCTGCACAGTGGTCCGGCAACACTGTGGTTTCATACTATCTCGTCCTTGTGCTCAATGGCATCGGTGTCACCAACGCTACCCACCAGTCGCTCATCAATGGTGGGTTGCAAATCTTCAACCTACTTGCTACAGTAGGATGCGGCGCCATGCTTGTTGATGTTCTGGGGCGTCGCCGTCTCTTCCAATGGTCTGCTATAGGAATGACACTATCTTACATG ATTTGGACTATCCTCAACGCCCGATTCGCTGCAACTGGGTCCTCGAGCTACGGCTTCGCCGTTATTCCAATGCTTTTCGTCTTTTACTTCCACTACGACATCGCCCTGAAACCTCTGCTGTATAGCTATCCGACCGAGCTCTTTACCTACGAATGGCGCAGCTGGGGCGTGGCTTACACCTTGATTATGACCAATTTATCACAGATTATTGGTCAATTCTGCAACCCCATCGCCATGGCAAAGATTGGATGGAAGTACTACATAGTGTTCTGCGTTCTTGACTCCCTTTTCATCGCTCAAGTCTGGTTCTTGTTTCCTGAGACCAAGGGTAAATCTCTTGAGGAACTCGCCAGCCTGTTTGAGAAATTGGAGAATGTCTTAGCCGGCGATTCGGAGAAATTCAAGGTCGAGAACGAGTATATCGAAAATAGCAAGGCACTTTCTGAGTAA